GTCGCCGCGGACTTCGCCGGACTCGGGGTCCTTCCACGTCGGCGTCTCCGGCGCGGGGTCGTCGTTCGCGGCGGGGTCGTGTGTCGCCAGATTGACGAAGTTCTCGACGGTCTTCGGCGCGCGCTCGTCGAACAGTCGGACTTCGATGTCGCCGTGCGTCGTGTACAGCGTCGCGGTTAGGTCGTCTGCCATGCCTGCGAGAAGGGTCGCTGGACGGATAACGGTGCCGGACGAATCCCGAGACCGGGCGCGAGCGCCGACCGCGCGACGCCCTCGTCAGTCGTCGGCGACCTGTTCGGCCACTTGCTCGTCGGTTTCGAGCGGCGGACTGTCCCAATACTCGTGGGACTCGACCTGCCGGAAGCAGGCCGCCCGGTGGTCTTCATCTTCGACCTCGTAGTCCTCGGGGGACGACTGCGTGCAGGCCTCGCGGGCGTACGGACAGCGCGTGTGGAATCGACAGCCAGCGGGCGGGTCTCGCGGCGACGGCACGTCGCCTGCCAGCGTGTCCACCTGCCGCCCCTGCTCGCTGGTGTCGGCTCGCGGGACGCTCTCCAGCAGGGCCTCGGTGTAGGGGTGGCCGGGGTTCTCGAATATCTCCTCGACGGGACCGACCTCGACGATTTCGCCCAGATACATCACGGCCACGCGGTCGGAGATGTGCCGAACGACGCTCAGGTCGTGAGCGATGAACAGGTAGGTCAGACCGAACTCCTCCTGCAAGTCCTCCAAGAGATTCAGAATCTGGGCCTGCACCGACACGTCCAGCGCCGACACCGGTTCGTCGCAGACGATGAAGTCCGGTTCGAGCGCGAGCGCGCGGGCGATGCCGATGCGCTGGCGCTGACCGCCCGAGAACTCGTGGGGATAGCGGTCAACCTGTCCGGCCGAGAGACCGACTCGCTCCATCAGGTCCGCAACGTGTTCGCGGCGCTCGGCCTTCGTGCCGATGCCGTGAACGTCGAGGGGTTCGCGGACGATTTCACCCGCGGTCATCCGCGGGTCGAGACTGGAGAAGGGGTCCTGAAAGACGACCTGCGCGCGCTTGCGGAACTCGGTGAGGTCGTCCTTCTCGAAGACGCTCTCGCCGTCGAAGTACATTTTTCCGTCGGTCGGTTCCCGGAGTTTGAGCAGGGTCTCGCCCGTCGTGGACTTGCCACATCCCGACTCACCGACCAGACCCAGCGTCTCGCCTTCCCGCACCTCGAAGCTCACGCCATCGACGGCCTGCACGCTCTCTGGTTCTCGACCGAGCAGTCGGTCGGTGAGGTTGTCCCCTTCGAAGTAGTATTTGTGCAGGTCCTCGACGCGAACGAGCGGGTCAGTCATCCGCGCTCACCTCCTCGTTTTCGCTCGCTGGTTCCTCGCCCGCGCGGTCCGCGGCGCGTCGCGCGTCGCTCTTGAAGTAGTCGTCGGGAAGCGCCTGCGAGGGGTCGTACTCGCGCCGTGCGAGAACGCACCGAGCGCCGTGTTCTCCGGTCTCGGTCGTCCCGTCTCGGGGGTCTCCAGTCTCCACGTCGAACTCCGGGGGGTGGTTCAGACACTCCTCCATCGCTTTCGGACAGCGGTCGGCGAAG
This genomic stretch from Halorussus pelagicus harbors:
- a CDS encoding ABC transporter ATP-binding protein → MTDPLVRVEDLHKYYFEGDNLTDRLLGREPESVQAVDGVSFEVREGETLGLVGESGCGKSTTGETLLKLREPTDGKMYFDGESVFEKDDLTEFRKRAQVVFQDPFSSLDPRMTAGEIVREPLDVHGIGTKAERREHVADLMERVGLSAGQVDRYPHEFSGGQRQRIGIARALALEPDFIVCDEPVSALDVSVQAQILNLLEDLQEEFGLTYLFIAHDLSVVRHISDRVAVMYLGEIVEVGPVEEIFENPGHPYTEALLESVPRADTSEQGRQVDTLAGDVPSPRDPPAGCRFHTRCPYAREACTQSSPEDYEVEDEDHRAACFRQVESHEYWDSPPLETDEQVAEQVADD